CGTTCCTTCACCCATATCCACCATTTCTTCCCCAATTCTTTCCCACTCAAAACACTGAATCAAGGACCCCAAAACCAAGCCTACCACTTTCATGGCCAGCCCTTCCCCAGGGCACCCTCTCCTACCAGCCCCAAACACCATATACTTCAACCCTGTTCCATCTCCTTCCGCCGCCGCTGCCGCTAAAAATCTCTCCGGCTTGAACACCGCCGCCTCTTCCCACAATCCGGCATCATTGTGAATTGCCCACGCGTTCACCATTAACATCGTGCCACGTGGGATGTGGTACCCACCCACCGTACAATCGGCGGACGATTCGTGCGGCACCAGTAACGGCCCCGCCGGATACATCCTCATCGTCTCCTTTATCACGCACTGTAGATACGGTATCTTCTCCAGATCCGATTCTTCGATATGTCGTTTTTTCCCAACTATCTCGTCGATCTCCTCTTGGGCTTTGCCCAGTACGTCGGGATGGTTCAGTAATAACGACATGGCCCACTCCATCGTCCCCACCGACGTGTCGGTCCCAGCTGATAACATAACCATCATTTGGCCGATGATGATTTCGTCCGTGTAGTAATCTGGATCTGACTCTTGAAGAGATAGCATCACTTCTATCATTGTGGTCTTCTTCAGTGGAGATTTGTTGTTACTCATTGCCTGCTGTTTCTCCTTTCTGTGTTCTTCTATTAGATTCTGAACCAACTTATCTCTTTTCTTCCGTAGATTAATGTATCTCTTCTCGATTTTTCTACTAATTCCAGTCCATTTCAGTATCGGTAGGTAATCCATCAGATTTGCCGTTGCAAGTTTAAATGTTTCCGCAATGATTTCTTGGAAATTTAGAGATTCCTCGCTAGGGGTTGTGTTATCGTCGAAGTAACGCTTCCCGCCAATCATTCTCATCATCACGTTAAGCATGAATTCGAAGAGAAGGGTTCTAACATTAACGACTTGATTTGAGTTTTTACAGAGACGGAGGATTAGGGAATGGACTTCATCGGCGCGAACAGAGGAGAGAGATTGGAGATTAGCAGAGGAGAGGAGATGGAGAGATAAGAGTCGACGGAGATTGCGCCAGTGGTCGCCATAAGAAGCCCAGACGACGGCGGAGAAATCGTAGCCGAGATGTTTGCCGGCGAGGAGGCGAGGGCGGTTGGCGAAAACGATGTCATTTTGGGAGAAGCATTGGAGGGCGGCGGAAGGGGAAGAGATGAGGAGGACTGGACGAGATCCGAAGCGGAGAAGGAGAATGGGGCCGTATTTGTGAGAAATTTTGGCTAAAGTCCGGTGAAGTGGGGGCTTGAGGAGGTGTAGATGACCGAGGAAGGGGAGGGCAGGGAAAGGGGAAGGTGGGCGGTTCTGGATCTTGCAGAGAAGATGGTGAATTACGAGGTGAAGAGTgtagaagaaaaagaggaagaagagaagggTTGTTACCATTTTTCTTTAAAGTCTGATTcctggaggttgaagaaggttACCGTGTTTACACATATCAACAAGGAAACACCCACTCCTCaatttttgattaaatatgtTACAATTATTTTATGCAATCAATTCAATTTCTAATTAATGAGTTTTCAAGccttttatttaaaaaacttatccaaaaaaaaaaaaaaaaaaaaaaagaaactcttTACTTAGAgaagagaaataaaaagagaaGTAAAGGAGTCTGAAAACTCATTAATTTCCATCATATCAAAATGACTAATTTTCACATTACCAAAATTTGGacacttttttttataattttgttataaCTTATAAATGTTCTAACACAAATTGTTCTGTACATATTACTACTTAAGTTTAGGAGAAAAAGTTAGCTTTTTCCTCTTTCCCTCATCATTCTAATTAAGAAAAGTCAGAGGATAACTAAGAGCATCTCATCAAATCTTAAAGTAATGTTACCATGCAAAATAATTTGCACATATAAAATAATTGGGCATATAAGAAGAATTCAAATTTAGTTCAAGGAAGATAAATTTTGGGGGtcttctaaaaaatataaagaaacgacaaaatatttacgatatagagaacaattctaaaaacggaaaaagttcATAGGTTCACCGTagatttttaataaagaaacgacaaaatatttactagaacaattttgaaaacagaaaagGTCCAAAGGTCTACtgtataaaataccaaaaatatcccgTCAACCACGTGGCtacgtttaattttgttatacggTCATTTAATTTGGTAAGTTTGGTTAcaggatcatttagatttgggtcctaaatgattttttttttcaaaatttggtacacgatttttttaattttttggtatttctctaaatgatgatttattttttttatatgatcgtttacatttgactattccaattcaaatgatttttttcaagattttttatacacaatcttataattttttttaatgtttttttaaatgatcatttacatttggctacttcaatctaaatggtttttttttaagattatttatacacaatctttttttttacactatcgtttactttttttacaccatcgtttatatttggctactccagtctaaatgatttttttttcaagattctttatacgcgatcttttagattttgctattttttttacacagtcatttagatttggttaaccaaatgtaaacaacttaagaggaaaagaagaaaaacaatggaaagaaattgcagcaaaaaaaaaaaaaaaaaaaagaagagaaaaataagaaagacagattaaacgacgtaaaggAAGAcagattaaacgatgtaaataaataattgaaaaataaaaaaggttatggaaagaaatcgcagaaaagaaaaagaagaggaaagaagaaagacgataaaagaaatcgcaggagaagacgatttcatcgcaagaaagagaagaaagataaaagggcaaacctgaaatatttaaaaaaatgactaactttatgtaacaccccaaatttcgaggtaagttttaacattttgtgttaattttcgagaatttaaaattttttgtgttaatttttgtttggtttataagagaaaagaaaaagaaatgagataattgcaaatgtagcaattatattcaaaataattaagtatatagcaacattttaaaaaaattgcaaatatagcaaaatctgtcaatgATAGGAGTCCATCACTGATagatcatgtagcaaatgttggtctatcattgataaaccataagagtctatcaacgatagaagcctatcactgatagattttactatatttgtacttttctaaaaatattgctacatacttaataattattctaaaaattgctacctattataattacccaaaagaaattgaagggtttgaattttttcataatataatatgatataaaataatataataataatataatataaattatattattattattattattaattatattattatatatatttaaaaaaaaaaaaaaaaaccctaagcCCTCCCCCCGCCGCCCGCCCtgtcttctccttcttcttccttcgcCCGACCGCCGCCCCAATCCTCTCCGTCTTCTTTCCCGACGGCACCGTCGTCTCCATCTCGGTTTCTCCAAGTCGCGCATCGTTCCGTCTTCCTTCTCCAGCGGCAGATCTCGATCATCTCTCCCCTTCCTTTTCGTTCAACGCCGGCCAGTAGCCGCACATCTCTCGTTCTCCTGCCGAACCAAACCAAACTCCCCTTATCGTTCCTCTGCACGCCGTCGGATCTTAACCACCACCACACTccaatcttctccttcttcgtTCTTGCACCGCTGCCACTGTCTTCTCCCTGTGTGTTTTCCGACGCCCAGTCGCCGTCGTGCGCCCTCCTTCGTTCGGTCGTCCTTTCCGTTAAAGTAGAGTCGCGCGCTGCTGACACCGTGTTCTTCCACGGTTTTCGTCAACTTCAGTCGTCGTTCACGAAGCGCCAAGCTGAGTCGACCAAGCTGACCGAGTCGACCAAGCTAAGCTGAATCGCGAGCCACGAGCTGAGTCGAGCAGAGCTGCGAGCCGCAAGCTGAGCctagtcgagccgcgagccgcaagtcgagttgagccgagccgcgagccgagccatgagtcgagccaagccgagttgagccgcgagTCGCGAGTCAAGAgctgagccaagccgagccatTTTTCCAAGTCGATCTCTTGGTTCACCAAGCCACGTAAGTCGTTCTATTCGTGCTGAGTCCCGTGAGTTTTGGTAAGGACAATGTGAGGAATTTCTCACGTTTTCATTAGTCGATGTGGGTTTAAATGTCGGATTAAAATGTTGGACTgattggttgggttaactgtTGATCCCCAGAAGGTGTTAGCGAGGTGACGCTCGAGTTCAGGAGTGTTACGACAAGTGTAGTTGGAACCAACTCTCCTCTATTTGGGTAAGCTGGTAGAAGTTACTTTGGAATGTTTGTAATGTGGATTTTCggtgatgtcattgttaaacccttatgtttgtgtttaggtggattcgttagGACGTCGAATTGAACAAGAAATTTAGCTACATTTCAGGGAAGGGACTTCTACTAATTTTAGATTGGCACGTATTGACTGATATGAGAATTATAATATAATGACTGTACCGTTCGATTGTTTGTATAAACCAAAAAGGTATTGCCAAGTTATGCTTTCGACTGAGTATAAGCATATGACTGCTATGTGTAGTCTAGTTATAATAATGGGTTATGCCGTCGATTGAGTTTAGATGTTTGGACCGTTATGagtggtttatatatatatatatattatcatcTATATTGATGGGTTATATTATTGGTAGAGTGTAAATGACTTGACTGTTATATGCAGTTATACATACTGATGGGTTGTATTGTTAATGGAGTAGTGATGTTTGAGCGGTTATGTGTAGTTTATGCATTTTACTGTGAGTCTAGCAGtaagtaatgatctcagcttagtccggaaagttgggtcgatacagttggtatcagagcctaagtttaaGGTcttgtagactgacttatgatgtgagtctgtgtttgtGTCCCTATGGCTAAAACGGTCCTTGATCACATGCAGCTATGTTTCTAAGATACAAGTTTATGTTTATGCATATGACTTTGCCTGTATTAAGGTAGAACTACACGAATGTTATGATTTGAGTGTGAAGGATTTGATGGtgaaatttaggaaaaatgtcGTCACTTAGAAGTGCTCGAATGGATGGTTGAGTAGGCAGGGAGGTAGAACATAATCAACCTAATTGACAGTTTCACAGTTGAAAATCTAGGAAAAAGAATTTGATTTGGTGGTTTTAAAAGGAACCAAGTACGTGACTAAGATCAAATTAGCAAGTGCATTGGATTATGCTTAGAATTGACGCATTagagaagaaacaaagaaaTCTTTTATGCATAGTTGTTCTGATGCAACTTTAAGAAACTATTTTAAGTTTACCATGAATAAAAGTAACTAGTTTGAAGTTTGAAAATGAAATGTGGTTTTAAACATGAAAGCTTAGACTATTAAGCAAGCAAGTAGCTTCGGTAGAGGCTAGTTTCAAGTACAACCATGCAGGACCTATAGTCCTATTAAAAGTTATCTCAGTTATGAAGGCTATTGAGCTGTTGGACCAAGGTATCTGAATTATCTTGGCTAACGTGGTAAACACTAGAGGGGCCAAGGTTTATTTGTTATCTGAATCGGTGGTGAGAGCGTATTCTAATGTCTCTTCAGAAGAGCTTCTAGAATTACCGCCTCAAAAGAAGATTGATTCCTTAATTGAGTTGGAGCCTGGTGTCGTTCCTATATCTAGAGCTCCATTCAGAATGCCCTAGCAGAGTTGACGGAGCTGAAAGTGCAGTTATAGGAGTTACTTGACAAAGGCTTCATTtgaccgagtgtgtcaccttggggtgcaccagttttgtttgttaaaaagaagGATGAGTCGATGCGCTTATGTATTGGCTCCagagagttgaataaggtaaccgttaggaacaaatatcccttgcccaggatcggcGATCTATTTGACTAGTTACAaggagctacagtgttctctaagatcgaCCTTCGGTCAGGATATCATTAGTTGAGAATTAAGGATAGTGATGTACCGAAGATAgcctttcgttccagatatgtacactatgagtttattgtgatgtctttcggtttgacgaatgctccagcagtgtttatggatttgatgaacaaaGTTTTaagggagttcctagacacttttgtgattgtgtttattgaCGACATTTTGTTCTATTCCAAGACAGAGGCaaaacatgaggagcatttacgcatGGTTCTAGAAACCCTTCGAGCTAGTAAATTGTATGAAAAGTTctcaaaatgtgagttttggttggaGCAAGtatcctttctaggccatgtggtttctaaagcTGGTGGTTCTGTGGATCCAACTAAGATAGAGACAGTTACCAGTtggccccgaccttccacaatcagtgaggttcgtagctttctgggtttagcagatTATTaccgacggtttgtggagaacttttccagtatagctactcctcttactcagttgaccaggaagggagctccttttgtttggagcaaggcctgtgaggacagtttccagaaccttaaacataagctagttactgcaccggttcttactgtacctgatggttcagggagttttgtgatttacagttatgcttctaagaaaggtttgggttgtattttgatgcagcaagataaggtagtcgcttatgcttctcgtcagttgaagagtcatgagcagaattaccctacccacgatttagagttggcagcagtagtttttacactgaagatatggaggcattacttgtatggtgaaaagatacagatcttcacggatcataaaagcttgaaatacttcttcactcagaaggaattgaatatgagacaacaaagatggcttgaattagtgaaggattacgattgcgagatattgtatcatccaagcaaggcgaatgtggtagctgatgctcttagtagaaaggtatcacattcagcaacacttattacccgacaggccccgtTGCATCAAGATTTTAAGAGGgttgagattgcagtgtcagtaggggcagtCACTTCACAGTTAGCCTAGTTGATGGTgtagccgactttgaggcagaagatcattgatgctcagaatAACGATCCTTACTTGGTTGAGAAGCGTTGCCTAGCAGAAGCAGAGCAAGCTATTAAGTTCTCCATATTCTTTGATGGTGGGCTTTTGTTTGAGAGGTGCCTTTGTGTGCCAACAGACAGTGCGGTTAAAACAGAACTATTGACTGAGGCTCATAGTTctccattttccatgcacccaggtagtacgaagatgtatcaagACCTTAAACGAGTTTACTGGTGACGTAATATGAAGAAAGAGGAGGCataatttgttagtaaatgcttggtgtgtcaacaggttaaagcaccaaggcaaaaaccagcaggtttattataacccttgagcgtaccggaatggaagtgggaaaacgtgtccatggatttcattacaggattGCCTAGAACTCtaaggggttttacagtgatttgggttgttaTTGACAGGCTTACAAATCAGCACACTTCATTCCCGAGAAATCCACTTATACTGCTaataagtgggcacagttgtacatgtctgagatagtgagactacatggagtgccagtgtcgattgtttctggtagagatgctcgtttcacttcCAAGTTCTGGAAGGGTTTACAGGCTTccatgggcacgaggttagactttagtacaactttccacccacagactgatggtcagactgagcgtctgaaccaagttttagaggatatgttgcgagcttgCGCATTAGAATTCCTAGGTAGTTGGGATtctcacttgcatttgatggaatttgcttataataacagttttcaggctaccattggcatggcaccatttgaggtcttatacggcaaatgttgtagatcccctgtttgctgggatgagattggtgagcagagattgatgggtccttaGTTAGTTTAGTCTATTAACGAGGCGATATagaaaattagatcacgtatgcagatcacacagagtaggcagaagagttatgctgatgtgagacaaaaggatcttgagtttgatgtgggggacaaagtgttcttgaaagtagcacctatgaaaggtgtcttacgatttgaaaggagaggaaagctgagtcctcgttttgtttggccgtttgagattctagaGCGAATTGACCCTGTAGCATATCGCTTGgtgttgccaccatcactctcggcagttcatgatgtgttctatgtttctatgttgaggaagtatgtgCCAGAAACATCCCATGTAGGGAGGTGAAgatgttgaggaatagagagatccctttggttaaagtcttatggtgGAATCATAGGgttgaagaggctacatgggagagagaagatgacatgaaaGCTCGTTACCCAGagttgttcgaggaataaaactttcgaggacgaaagttccttaaggagggaagaacgtaacgccccaaatttcgaggtaagttttaacattttgtgttaattttcgagaatttaaaaattttggtgttaatttttgtttggtttagaagataaaagaaaaagaatttgaagggtttgaatttttttataatataatatgatataaaataatataataataatataatataaattatattattattattaattatattattatatatatatatatatatatattttttttaaaaaaaaaagagaaacccTAAGCCCTCTCGCGTGCCTCCCCCtgtcttctccttcttcttccttcgcCCGACCGCCGCCCCAATCCTCTCCGTCTTCTTTCCCAACGGTACCGCCGTCTCCATCTCGGTTTCTCTAAGCTGCGCGTCGTTCCGTCTTCCTTCTTCAGTGGCAGATCTCGATCATCTCTCCCCTTCCTTTTTGTTCAACGCCAACCAGCAGTCGCACGTCTCCCGTTCTCCTGCGGCCGACGGCTTCGGCCGAAAGTGGCCGTCGAGTCCTCACCGAACCAAACCAAACTCCCCTTGTCGTTCCTCCGCATGCCGTCGGGTCT
This region of Cucumis melo cultivar AY chromosome 7, USDA_Cmelo_AY_1.0, whole genome shotgun sequence genomic DNA includes:
- the LOC103487563 gene encoding cytochrome P450 81Q32-like, which produces MVTTLLFFLFFFYTLHLVIHHLLCKIQNRPPSPFPALPFLGHLHLLKPPLHRTLAKISHKYGPILLLRFGSRPVLLISSPSAALQCFSQNDIVFANRPRLLAGKHLGYDFSAVVWASYGDHWRNLRRLLSLHLLSSANLQSLSSVRADEVHSLILRLCKNSNQVVNVRTLLFEFMLNVMMRMIGGKRYFDDNTTPSEESLNFQEIIAETFKLATANLMDYLPILKWTGISRKIEKRYINLRKKRDKLVQNLIEEHRKEKQQAMSNNKSPLKKTTMIEVMLSLQESDPDYYTDEIIIGQMMVMLSAGTDTSVGTMEWAMSLLLNHPDVLGKAQEEIDEIVGKKRHIEESDLEKIPYLQCVIKETMRMYPAGPLLVPHESSADCTVGGYHIPRGTMLMVNAWAIHNDAGLWEEAAVFKPERFLAAAAAEGDGTGLKYMVFGAGRRGCPGEGLAMKVVGLVLGSLIQCFEWERIGEEMVDMGEGTGLSMPKACPLQAKCSPRPILHYVM